One region of Pseudomonas sp. B21-040 genomic DNA includes:
- a CDS encoding cytochrome-c peroxidase — MAGALLTIGLPVASAWAADPVAVDPPVLDVPTLQSLRGLLPPDPSGTEGGRKVDLMTDYVLNRSAAVLLGKALFWDMEIGSDGSTACASCHFHAGVDHRTTNQINPGQANTNANVSSIFNKPFTASDIPGDVPSYTTKSGGKGGPNYLLKKDDFPTHVLADPMDRNSAIVYSTDDVIGSQGVFDANFVKPHQARFDKCIQQPDGIFQVGGINVRRSTGRNAPTVINAAFNVRNFWDGRANNVFNGFSPFGNRDPDAGIFVTSDRSGVATKVRLALKDASAASQAVGPPGSPVEMSCGGRTFADIGRRMLDTLMLKQQRISSTDSVLGPVSSARRPTYRELIKNAFQPRLWNATQQVSLGGAPYTQMEANFPLFFGLAIQMYESTLISDQAPLDAYLQGDHTAMNDQQVQGMNLFLGKGKCISCHGGAELTNAGSRLLFHPRERIERMVMADNLTTLYDNGFYNTGVRPTSEDLALGGSDAWGNPLSFTREYNTVLQGGQIPDPLEVDVCTFEALLSPAIPCDATLKPNVGFRDAVDGAFKTPTLRNIALTGPYFHNGSRATLRQVMEFYNRGGDRRGEDASNTSGFDHPAVNQHNGSNLDPDMTRLNLTPDEVDALVKFMEVGLTDPRVAWERAPFDHPSLVLAQGEKGDENSVGQKPASPKITTRQAQDAEIQLKPVGAEGRPSLEGPLQPFNNDL; from the coding sequence ATGGCGGGGGCTCTTTTGACCATCGGTCTACCGGTCGCGAGTGCCTGGGCCGCTGACCCGGTAGCGGTCGATCCGCCCGTACTGGACGTGCCCACTCTGCAATCGCTGCGTGGACTGCTCCCGCCCGACCCGTCGGGAACCGAAGGCGGGCGCAAAGTCGACCTCATGACTGACTACGTGCTCAATCGCTCTGCGGCGGTTCTCTTGGGCAAAGCGCTGTTCTGGGACATGGAGATCGGCAGTGACGGTTCGACGGCTTGTGCCTCCTGCCACTTCCACGCGGGTGTTGATCACCGCACCACCAACCAGATCAACCCCGGTCAGGCGAATACTAACGCGAACGTTTCGTCGATCTTCAACAAGCCGTTCACCGCCTCGGACATTCCAGGCGACGTGCCGAGCTACACCACCAAATCAGGAGGCAAGGGCGGCCCGAATTACCTGCTGAAGAAAGACGACTTTCCGACCCATGTATTGGCTGATCCGATGGATCGCAATTCGGCGATTGTCTATTCGACTGACGATGTGATCGGGTCCCAGGGCGTATTCGACGCCAACTTCGTCAAACCCCATCAGGCACGTTTCGACAAGTGCATTCAGCAACCGGACGGCATCTTCCAGGTAGGTGGCATCAATGTTCGCCGCAGCACCGGGCGCAACGCACCCACGGTGATCAATGCCGCGTTCAACGTGCGTAACTTTTGGGATGGCCGCGCCAATAACGTCTTCAACGGCTTCTCTCCATTTGGCAATCGCGATCCTGACGCCGGGATTTTCGTGACCAGCGATCGCAGTGGCGTGGCGACCAAAGTCAGACTGGCGCTCAAGGATGCTTCCGCCGCTTCGCAAGCGGTAGGGCCTCCCGGCAGTCCGGTGGAAATGTCCTGCGGCGGTCGTACGTTCGCCGACATTGGCCGACGCATGCTCGACACCTTGATGCTCAAGCAGCAGCGGATTTCCTCTACCGATTCGGTACTGGGGCCAGTGTCCAGCGCCCGCCGGCCGACCTACCGTGAGCTGATCAAGAACGCGTTCCAGCCGCGCCTGTGGAATGCCACGCAGCAGGTCTCGCTGGGTGGTGCGCCATACACCCAGATGGAGGCGAACTTCCCGCTGTTCTTCGGGCTGGCGATTCAGATGTATGAGTCCACGCTGATCTCGGACCAGGCGCCGTTGGATGCCTATTTGCAGGGCGATCATACGGCCATGAACGACCAGCAGGTCCAGGGCATGAATCTGTTCCTGGGCAAGGGCAAGTGCATCAGTTGCCATGGTGGTGCGGAGTTGACCAACGCCGGCAGCCGGTTGCTGTTCCATCCTCGGGAACGGATCGAGCGCATGGTGATGGCCGACAACCTGACCACGCTGTATGACAACGGCTTCTACAACACCGGGGTGCGTCCAACGTCGGAAGACCTGGCGCTCGGTGGCTCGGATGCCTGGGGCAATCCATTGTCCTTCACTCGCGAGTACAACACCGTACTCCAGGGCGGCCAGATCCCTGACCCGCTGGAGGTCGATGTGTGCACCTTCGAAGCGCTTTTGAGCCCGGCGATCCCTTGTGATGCGACGCTCAAGCCGAATGTCGGTTTTCGCGACGCGGTCGATGGCGCCTTCAAGACGCCGACTCTGCGTAACATCGCGTTGACCGGACCGTATTTCCACAACGGCAGTCGCGCGACGCTGCGTCAGGTCATGGAGTTCTACAACCGTGGCGGCGACCGGCGTGGTGAGGATGCCAGCAACACCAGTGGCTTCGACCACCCAGCGGTCAATCAGCACAACGGCTCAAACCTCGACCCGGACATGACTCGGCTGAACCTCACCCCGGATGAAGTGGATGCGCTGGTCAAATTCATGGAAGTCGGACTGACCGATCCTCGGGTCGCATGGGAACGGGCGCCGTTTGATCATCCGTCGCTGGTACTGGCACAGGGCGAAAAGGGTGATGAAAACTCCGTCGGGCAAAAGCCGGCGAGTCCGAAGATCACTACCCGACAAGCGCAGGATGCCGAAATCCAGCTCAAACCGGTCGGTGCTGAAGGTCGCCCAAGTCTGGAGGGGCCGCTGCAACCGTTCAACAACGACCTGTAA
- a CDS encoding GGDEF domain-containing protein, whose product MPRSSAVRFSHFLPSILLLLAGLAAAYIKELNVFFTSLFNVLPTLVLLLGGAYCAVYRRQRELFLMVTVYIAYFLLDTQTDYYRDNGKVRDDAAVVFHLCCLLLPLMFGVFAAWQERTHLFQDMVARFAVLLAVGSVALGLEQSYPQALLIWLSEIRWPALHGAWMSLIQLSYPVFIASFLLLSWQYWRNPRPLHAAQLVGLLGLFWALPKTFILPFTLNIMCSQVMLMIAAAVAHEAYQMAFRDELTGLPGRRALNERMQRLGRNYVLAMSDVDHFKKFNDTHGHDVGDQVLRLVASKLSKIGGGGRAYRYGGEEFALVFAGKTLEECMPHLEVIRESIATYSIQLRNQDNRPQDDQQGRQRRSGPGASSVSVTVSIGVAERVDQRTPEKVLKSADEALYSAKGAGRNCVVAFGQTRRGAVRMDAAAG is encoded by the coding sequence TTGCCGCGTTCTTCCGCTGTGCGTTTCAGCCATTTCCTACCGTCGATACTGCTCTTGCTTGCGGGACTTGCGGCTGCCTATATCAAGGAATTGAACGTTTTCTTCACCTCGCTGTTCAACGTGCTACCGACTCTGGTGCTGTTGCTCGGCGGTGCGTACTGCGCGGTTTATCGACGTCAGCGTGAGCTGTTTCTGATGGTCACGGTGTACATCGCCTACTTTCTGCTCGACACCCAAACCGACTACTACCGCGACAACGGCAAAGTCCGTGATGACGCAGCAGTGGTTTTCCACCTGTGTTGCCTGTTGCTGCCGCTGATGTTTGGCGTATTCGCCGCCTGGCAGGAACGCACACACTTGTTTCAGGACATGGTGGCGCGCTTTGCTGTGTTGCTGGCCGTCGGCAGTGTGGCGTTGGGGCTGGAGCAAAGTTACCCACAAGCCTTGCTGATATGGCTGTCCGAAATCCGCTGGCCGGCGCTGCATGGCGCCTGGATGAGCCTGATCCAGCTGTCCTATCCGGTGTTCATCGCCTCGTTCTTGCTGCTGAGCTGGCAATACTGGCGTAACCCAAGACCTTTGCATGCGGCTCAACTGGTCGGTTTGCTCGGTTTGTTCTGGGCACTGCCGAAAACCTTCATTCTGCCGTTTACCCTCAACATCATGTGCAGCCAGGTGATGTTGATGATTGCGGCGGCGGTCGCCCACGAAGCCTATCAAATGGCCTTCCGTGACGAACTCACCGGCCTGCCGGGTCGTCGTGCCTTGAACGAGCGGATGCAGCGGCTGGGGCGTAATTACGTGCTGGCGATGAGCGACGTCGATCACTTCAAGAAATTCAACGATACCCATGGTCATGATGTGGGTGACCAGGTGCTGCGCCTGGTGGCCAGCAAACTGTCGAAAATTGGCGGAGGCGGTAGGGCGTATCGCTACGGCGGTGAGGAATTTGCGCTGGTGTTTGCAGGCAAGACGCTCGAAGAGTGCATGCCGCACCTGGAAGTCATTCGTGAATCCATCGCCACCTACAGTATTCAGTTGCGCAATCAGGACAACCGCCCTCAGGACGATCAGCAGGGACGTCAGCGCCGCTCGGGCCCCGGCGCGTCCAGTGTGTCGGTCACCGTCAGCATCGGCGTCGCCGAACGCGTGGATCAGCGCACCCCCGAAAAGGTCCTCAAGTCCGCGGACGAAGCGCTCTACAGCGCCAAGGGCGCCGGGCGAAACTGT